The following DNA comes from Bos indicus x Bos taurus breed Angus x Brahman F1 hybrid chromosome 5, Bos_hybrid_MaternalHap_v2.0, whole genome shotgun sequence.
tggcattaagtatattcacaatgttTTGTAACAATCACCACTCTTTCCAGAACTTCATTTCACACAGAAACTCCACATCTGTTAAACAATAACTTTCCATTCTTCCTTATCTCCAGTCCATTCTATTAACCTCCATTCTACTGTCTGTCTCTATGAATCCACATATTTGAGGTACCTCAATAGGTGGAATCATACTATATATGTTCTTCTGTGTTTGGTCTATTCACttaaagggaggagggaggagggttcaggatggggaacacatgtatacttgtggcggattcatttcgatatatggcaaaaccaatacaatattgtaaagttaaaaaataaaattaaattaaaaaaaaaaaaacaaaaccataatgTTTTAAGGTTCACCCATGctgcagcaggcttccctggtggctcagatggtaaagaatccgcctgcaatgtgggagacctgtgttcgatccctgggtggggaagatcccctggaggaaaggcatggcaacccactcgagtattcttacctggagaatccccatggacaaaggagcctggcgggctacagtccatggtgtcgaaaaAAGCCTGACACGATTGATCGACTAAGCACCATATAGCATGTTGCagtatgtatcagaatttcattcctttttatgactgagtaacagTGCATTGTAAGTATGTATCACATTTTACTTACTGATTTATCTGTGGGATACATGAATTGCTTCCACTTATttgttattgtgaataatactgctatgaatattggtgTACAAGTATCTGTTCCAGTCCCTGTTTTTAATACACTTGGGTATATACCTCAGGGTTAAATTTTTAGGAACTGTCAACTGTTTTCACAGTGCTGTATATCCTTTTACGTACCCACAAGCAtccagcattattttttttaatatgttggtctttttttttttcttttaaagtcaaaCCTGGACTGGGAATAAGTAGCAAAGCTTAGAGTCCTGCCACAGTTTGCTGATAAGTTGCTAGTATCAACAATCTTGACACATCACCTCCTAGAGTGATGTTTCTCAATGTACACAGCTGAGACTCCCAAGGCAATCACCTAAGAGGCTTATTATTAATACATCTGTAGACTCCTTGAGTCCACTTTATATACGCTGAATCAGCATCTTTGAGACTGAGGTCCCCTAAAATCATCATTATGCATGCTAAAACATGAAACTCAGAAACCTAGATTGTTGAGTTCTCAAAGGCGGGGAAAATATCTCAGTTACTTTTGTATCCCTCACTGCCAAACATCCTGGAGATATTCAACAAACATACACTTGAACTAATATTTCAGTCTAAATTTGCTTGATTGCTATGTACAGTATTCATTACAACTAAATTCTATTACTAAACAATGAGTTAGAAAATCTGTAATAGTGTAGTATGCCTTTCATTTGTATAGACCGTGTATCTTACCAGCTGTGGTCTATTATGCCATCTTATGCTGCCAAGAATCTTTATGCTATATGTAATTTTCAGCTGAGTCCTTCAAGTTTTGTAACAAGGTAAAAAAGGATACGGACTTGGAACTGAAAGAGCTGCCTTTGTGTAACCTTTGATTATTAAATCAAAATGTCTAAGAATCAAGTTTATAATCTCTAAAGGTCGGCAACAATTCTTATCAACTTCGCAGTGTTGCTGAAGCTCAAATGATATTCTATGTAGGAAAGTCTACTGTAGCAATGGCTATAGTTACCATGTGGCCAGATAatttaaacagaacaaaaaatatgTTTCTAACTCTTCCTAAAGACCTCAAATATGCTACTGTATCAATTTGCAGCTCTAAAGCACAGGCAAATGAGATTGAAACAGAAACGCAGCAGAAAAACCTTAAGTGGATGGAaaacatccattcattcattcatcacgtTTATCCAGCATCTACATTTATAACATGCTGGGCGTGCGTGAAAAATAGTGGTTAAATAAATTCAAGTCTATCCTCCAGAGatttagttcttttgtgtataatAATAAATAGCAAGCCGCCTCATTTCAGATCAAACTCTCTTCAGCATCAAAAAATAAGCTGTGCGGGACCCGCTTCAAATTCGCGCGCGCTGTCTCTTTAACGCGTAATAGAATTCTGATTGCATCGATCACAGGTTCCTTACCCTCTCCCAAGCATCGGTCTCCTACCTATCTTGGTTACTACCCTTCTTCTGGTATCAAGCGGGGGGGGAGCTCAGGTGTTAGCAAACGTTGGCTTTGATGTGTGGCGACACCCGATCCCCGGGCGTCCGGCTTGCCACGTGGCGGAGGTCCGGCTTTTCTTGGCGCGGGCGCAGCCTCGGGGCTCGGCTGGCCACGCCTGGAGCGCGGGGTTTGACTGGGGCGCCGTTGTTGTAGTGACCGGGAGGCGCTGCCGCTCCGGGCAGACGGTTCCGGGCACCGCACGGTCCCCCTTCCtaccccgccccctccctccccccggtTCCCCCTGCGGGCAGGAGCCGGGAGCTGAGCGCTCCCCCATGGCCTCCTCCCCGGTAAGGACGGGCTGCGGTGCGCCTCCCTGGAGCCGGTCCCGCGGGTTGGGGAGCCAGGTCGGGGCTACACCCGCACCTGGCGGGACATGGAGGCAGGAGTCCTCAGCCGAATCCTGAGCTGCGAGCTCCGCGCCCCTCGTCCCGGGGCGCCCGTGACTCATCCCTTGCCCCCGGGGCACCGGGAGCGCCGAGCCCTGACGGAGCCCCGGGTGCTCCTCCCCGAGCTCCGGCGGCCCCATGGCCCCCGAGAATTCTCTTAGGGTTTCCGTGGAGCGCCTgcgtcagaatcacctgggaggtTTTTGAAACGTACCGAAGCCGGGGGGCTCCGCCTCGCACCTGTGACCGCGAGCCTGCGGGCGGGGCCCCGGAACGTGCATTTCAATCGCTCTGCCCAGGTGGTCTCCGGCGGGCGCCCGCTTCTGGGCAGCGCGAGCGGGGATTCCGCCGGCTCTGCGGGGGGACACTGGTGCTCGGCGTACACCCCAATTAGCTGCGGCCGCGCGTGCTCGTTCGGGGTGCTGCTGCTCCCCCACAACCCTCCACCGATATGGCCGTTCCCGGGCCGGCTCCCGCAGGAGGGGACCGCGCTCCTCTCCGACCCCCCACATTCGAGGTCTGCACCGGCTTTCAAAACTTGacaactttccttcccaggaggaTCCGGTTCTGGAGCGTTACTTTAAGGGCCACAAAGCTGCGATCACCTCTGTGGACTTTAGCCCCAATGGCAAACAACTtggtaagttttctttttttttttttttctttttttgtgatgagaCGCTCAATCGGTAGGATTGCCGCCCATCCACACTGGGTCCCCGGGAGCATCACGACTGAGGACCTATATGGGTGGAATCGTGTGGAGAGCGGTCGAGATGCAGTTGGAGCCGGAGTGGACCCGAGTCCGGGGTCACCTTGGTGCGCCCGCCCCCCGGCCCCGCAGAGTCGCCCACAGGCCTGGGCCCGGGCCTGGCCGACCACTGGCGCGAACTCGCCACCAGGGGGAGgaagtgggaaggggaggggttTGTCCTCGGCCCGGGGAGGGTGGGGTGTTGTTGGCTGCGGAGTTTGTGAAAAGTTGTGAGGCAggcaggaggaagtggggagagaggagtTGGGGCTGCACCGGAGGCCGAGCCCCGCGGAGGTCCCAGGTGACCCCCAGGAAGCCCCCGCGGCTGCCGAGGAGCCGAACGCCTGCATGAAAGGAGGGACCCGCTCGGAAGTTCGCTCCTACCTGAGCCCGGAGCTCAAGTGGCGGGTCCCGCAGCCCTTCCCCTGCGCGCGGTGACTCTGGTGGCCGCGTCCGCGCCCCAGCCATGAAGATCCGGATGGCCGTAAGGTGGACGTGGGCACGCAGAAGCTGTCTGCTGCTGGCGCTCCTAACAGTGGCCTACCTCCTGGTGGAACTCTCCGTCTCCACTTTGCATGCCTCCTTACGAGCCGGCGGTGCCCGGGAGCCGGGGTCAAGACAGCTCTCAGAGCCGGGGAAGAAAGCAGTGGATTTGTCTCGACCGCTGTATGAGAAGCCCCCTGCAGATTCCCATGCCCTTGGGGAGTGGGGGAAAGCCAGCAAACTCCAGCTCAGCGAGAGTGAACTGAAGCAGCAAGAGGAACTCATTGAGAGATATGCCATTAACATTTACCTCAGTGACAGGATTTCCCTGCACCGCCACATAGAGGATAAAAGAATGTATGAGTGTAAGTCCAAGAAGTTTAACTACAGGCGACTTCCGACCACTTCTGTCATCATCGCTTTCTATAACGAAGCCTGGTCGACTTTACTTCGCACCATCCACAGTGTTTTAGAAACTTCTCCCGCagtccttctgaaggagatcatcttAGTCGATGACTTGAGCGACAGAGTATATTTGAAGACACAGCTTGAAACTTACGTCAGCAATCTGGATCGAGTCCGCCTGATTAGAACAAACAAGCGGGAAGGGCTGGTGAGGGCCCGTCTGATTGGGGCCACTTTTGCCACTGGCGATGTCCTCACTTTCCTGGATTGTCACTGTGAGTGTAATACTGGTTGGCTGGAGCCACTTTTGGAAAGGATTCGTAAGGATGAAACAGTGGTCATTTGTCCTGTTATAGACACCATCGACTGGAATACTTTTGAATTCTATATGCAGACTGGGGAGCCCATGATTGGTGGGTTCGACTGGCGTCTGACATTCCAGTGGCATTCTGTTCCCAAACATGAAAGGGACAGGCGTAAATCGAGAATTGAACCATTCAGATCGCCCACCATGGCCGGAGGACTGTTTGCAGTCAGCAAGAAGTATTTTCAGTACCTTGGAACTTACGATACTGGGATGGAAGTGTGGGGAGGTGAAAACCTGGAGCTGTCTTTCAGGGTGTGGCAGTGTGGAGGTAAACTGGAGATCCACCCATGTTCCCACGTGGGCCACGTATTCCCTAAGCGGGCACCATATGCTCGGCCCAATTTCCTGCAGAATACTGCTCGGGCAGCGGAAGTCTGGATGGACGAGTACAAAGAGCATTTCTACAACCGAAACCCTCCAGCAAGGAAAGAAGCTTATGGcgatatttctgaaagaaaattactACGGGAAAGGCTGAGGTGCAAGAGCTTTGACTGGtatttgaaaaatgtgttttctacTTTGCATGTTCCAGAGGATAGGCCAGGCTGGCACGGAGCTATTCGCAGTATTGGGATCTCTTCTGAATGTTTAGATTATAATGCTCCTGACAACAACCCCACAAGTGCTAACCTTTCCCTGTTTGGATGCCATGGTCAAGGAGGCAATCAATTCTTTGAATATACCTCCAACAAAGAAATAAGGTTTAATTCGGTGACGGAGTTATGTGCAGAAGTTCCCGAGCTAAAAAAGCATGTGGGAATGCAAAATTGTCCCAAAGATGGGTTTCCTATCCCAGcaaacattatttggcattttaAAGAAGATGGAACCGTTTTTCATC
Coding sequences within:
- the LOC113893293 gene encoding polypeptide N-acetylgalactosaminyltransferase 4 — protein: MKIRMAVRWTWARRSCLLLALLTVAYLLVELSVSTLHASLRAGGAREPGSRQLSEPGKKAVDLSRPLYEKPPADSHALGEWGKASKLQLSESELKQQEELIERYAINIYLSDRISLHRHIEDKRMYECKSKKFNYRRLPTTSVIIAFYNEAWSTLLRTIHSVLETSPAVLLKEIILVDDLSDRVYLKTQLETYVSNLDRVRLIRTNKREGLVRARLIGATFATGDVLTFLDCHCECNTGWLEPLLERIRKDETVVICPVIDTIDWNTFEFYMQTGEPMIGGFDWRLTFQWHSVPKHERDRRKSRIEPFRSPTMAGGLFAVSKKYFQYLGTYDTGMEVWGGENLELSFRVWQCGGKLEIHPCSHVGHVFPKRAPYARPNFLQNTARAAEVWMDEYKEHFYNRNPPARKEAYGDISERKLLRERLRCKSFDWYLKNVFSTLHVPEDRPGWHGAIRSIGISSECLDYNAPDNNPTSANLSLFGCHGQGGNQFFEYTSNKEIRFNSVTELCAEVPELKKHVGMQNCPKDGFPIPANIIWHFKEDGTVFHPHSGLCLSAFRTQEGGPDVQMRTCNALDKNQIWKFET